A DNA window from Halorubrum sp. DM2 contains the following coding sequences:
- a CDS encoding transglutaminase domain-containing protein, with protein sequence MSRESSGETARLAAADGGDRRVADPAVVGVVVAAAAYLAVFFRVTNVVGGTARTAAVVAVAGIGGLALARVVSERTALWLATGVLVAGLSGYLFAIPESQRALFTVRSVALDVLALSTGLSVLRLALADIWVLAVAPVPTFLVGYFAGRGRHVAAATAAGGTLGFLVLTGDAGTWAAVAGVVGLALAVGLSTLSTPSRRRGHAGTFAVVVAAMVVASATVTVIPAGGAAPLGIDRGTATLESSLSGDDELTVVGTTRLSPEVRYTIESPVERNWHTGAYDTYTGDGWVRTGERSTLGGSLSGPPGSTETAAVSITAETESTALPAPWKPVSASGPGDGAVRVDERGSLRLAEPLEPGERATVESRVLDADPADLRNASDGYPAAIEGRYTQLPESTPDRIGERTAEITAAADADSPYERAAAVEAYLRSEYDYSLTVQRPEGDIADAFLFEMDAGYCVYFATTMAAMLRSQGVPTRFESGYTSGQRVGEDEYVVRGQNAHTWVSIYVPDRGWVAFDPTPSDPRDEARNTRLAEARADGAENVDTEASAPDQTLEADTGTVRPDALGGDGGDGGDPASDAEGNGSSDPATADGNETNGSGSVSSVDVSRLQGPETGEVQQTGGGDGSDGGGLLPTPSAETAMYWLLVVALAVAGARRIGVTDRASRQIGPVLPRRRRDPAADAERAFADLERLLAGRYRERRPGETPRSYVDAVRTLGADERIETVAAAYERAAYAGSITRAEADEARRTVRRLALERVPLIGRFVR encoded by the coding sequence GTGAGCCGCGAATCGTCCGGGGAGACGGCTCGCCTCGCGGCGGCGGACGGCGGCGATCGGCGCGTCGCCGACCCGGCGGTCGTCGGCGTCGTCGTCGCCGCCGCGGCGTACCTCGCGGTCTTCTTCCGGGTGACGAACGTCGTCGGCGGGACGGCGCGGACCGCCGCCGTCGTCGCGGTCGCCGGGATCGGCGGGCTGGCGCTGGCGCGGGTCGTGAGCGAGCGGACCGCGCTGTGGCTGGCCACAGGGGTTCTCGTCGCCGGCCTGTCGGGGTACCTGTTCGCGATCCCCGAGAGTCAGCGCGCGCTGTTCACCGTCCGCAGCGTCGCCCTCGACGTCCTCGCGCTGTCGACCGGTCTCTCCGTGTTGCGGCTGGCGCTCGCGGACATATGGGTGCTCGCCGTGGCACCGGTGCCGACGTTCCTCGTCGGCTACTTCGCCGGCCGCGGCCGCCACGTCGCGGCCGCGACCGCCGCCGGCGGGACCCTCGGATTCCTCGTGCTCACCGGCGACGCCGGCACGTGGGCGGCGGTCGCCGGCGTCGTCGGGCTGGCGCTCGCCGTCGGTCTCTCGACGCTCTCGACGCCGAGCCGCCGCCGCGGCCACGCCGGCACGTTCGCGGTGGTGGTCGCGGCGATGGTCGTCGCGAGCGCGACGGTCACCGTGATCCCGGCGGGCGGGGCGGCACCGCTCGGGATCGACCGCGGCACGGCGACGCTGGAGTCGAGCCTGAGCGGCGACGACGAGCTGACGGTCGTCGGGACGACGCGGCTCTCACCGGAGGTGCGATACACGATCGAGAGCCCGGTCGAACGGAACTGGCACACGGGCGCGTACGACACCTACACCGGCGACGGCTGGGTCAGGACCGGGGAGCGGTCCACCCTCGGCGGGTCGCTCTCCGGCCCGCCCGGCTCGACCGAGACCGCCGCCGTGTCGATCACCGCGGAGACCGAGTCGACCGCGCTGCCGGCACCGTGGAAGCCCGTCTCCGCGTCCGGCCCGGGCGACGGGGCGGTCAGGGTCGACGAGCGCGGCAGCCTCCGGCTCGCGGAGCCGCTCGAACCGGGCGAGCGGGCGACCGTGGAGAGCCGCGTGCTCGACGCCGACCCGGCCGACCTCCGGAACGCGAGCGACGGCTACCCGGCGGCGATCGAGGGGCGCTACACGCAGCTCCCGGAGAGCACCCCCGACCGGATCGGCGAGCGGACCGCGGAGATCACGGCGGCGGCGGACGCCGACTCCCCGTACGAGCGGGCGGCCGCGGTCGAGGCGTACCTGCGGTCCGAGTACGACTACTCGCTGACCGTCCAGCGGCCCGAGGGCGACATCGCCGACGCGTTCCTCTTCGAGATGGACGCGGGGTACTGCGTGTACTTCGCGACCACGATGGCGGCGATGCTCCGGTCGCAGGGGGTCCCGACCCGGTTCGAGAGCGGCTACACCTCGGGCCAGCGGGTCGGCGAGGACGAGTACGTCGTCCGCGGGCAGAACGCCCACACGTGGGTGTCGATATACGTCCCGGACCGCGGCTGGGTGGCGTTCGACCCCACTCCCTCCGACCCCCGCGACGAGGCCCGGAACACCCGGCTCGCGGAGGCGCGCGCCGACGGGGCGGAGAACGTCGACACCGAGGCGTCCGCGCCGGACCAGACCTTAGAGGCGGACACCGGGACGGTCCGCCCGGACGCGCTCGGCGGTGACGGCGGCGACGGCGGCGACCCCGCGTCCGACGCGGAGGGGAACGGGTCGAGCGACCCGGCGACAGCGGACGGAAACGAGACGAACGGCTCGGGGAGTGTCTCGTCGGTCGACGTCTCGCGGCTCCAAGGCCCCGAGACCGGCGAGGTTCAACAGACCGGCGGGGGCGACGGCTCCGACGGCGGCGGACTCCTGCCGACGCCGAGCGCGGAGACGGCGATGTACTGGCTGCTCGTCGTCGCGCTCGCGGTCGCGGGCGCTCGGCGGATCGGGGTGACGGACCGCGCGAGCCGACAGATCGGACCGGTCCTGCCGCGGCGGCGACGCGACCCGGCCGCGGACGCCGAGCGCGCGTTCGCGGACCTCGAACGGCTGCTCGCCGGCCGGTATCGCGAGCGGCGACCGGGGGAGACGCCGCGGAGCTACGTCGACGCGGTCCGGACGCTCGGCGCGGATGAGCGCATCGAGACCGTCGCGGCCGCGTACGAGCGCGCCGCGTACGCCGGATCGATAACGCGCGCCGAGGCCGACGAGGCGCGTCGGACGGTCCGGCGGCTCGCGCTCGAACGAGTGCCGCTCATCGGGCGGTTCGTCCGCTGA
- a CDS encoding DUF58 domain-containing protein, producing MTASLTRRGRVAGVAGLVAVASALVAGGRALDAVVLPVAVALAAGYVQVSRVETPPVRHVPPPDGFVGETRDVRLEFGSGATRGDGTASLSFLADIHVRVDEGLDGPTTPIRASVGTEPISYRVTYRRRGERVLGPIDLTVTDVFGLFERDLVVDETAAVIVYPPRDPIPTGFRRALRAADAVDVSREREEFDRLREYTRGDAVRDVHWATTAKRDEIVVKEFAAETARNQVTIAGGTAVSGGDEITGFGTADRGDGSADDRPPSAAAADELARATVSLALALLDDGVPVEVALPAGRASASPGGRGRREVLELAARTGPGTVTDDDADVTVIADTSGARFRTGDRSVSFADLRREADEERAATGDPGRGRTGAASENREVTPS from the coding sequence ATGACCGCTTCGCTCACCCGCCGGGGGCGCGTCGCCGGCGTCGCCGGACTCGTCGCGGTCGCCAGCGCGCTCGTCGCCGGCGGCCGCGCGCTCGACGCGGTCGTGCTCCCGGTCGCCGTCGCGCTCGCCGCCGGCTACGTTCAGGTGTCGCGCGTCGAGACCCCCCCAGTGCGACACGTGCCGCCGCCGGACGGGTTCGTCGGGGAGACGCGGGACGTGCGCTTGGAGTTCGGCTCCGGGGCGACGCGAGGTGACGGCACCGCCTCTCTCTCGTTTCTCGCCGACATCCACGTGCGCGTCGACGAGGGGCTGGACGGGCCGACGACACCGATTCGGGCGTCCGTCGGGACGGAGCCGATCTCGTACCGCGTGACGTACCGCCGGCGCGGCGAGCGGGTCCTCGGACCGATCGACCTCACCGTCACCGACGTGTTCGGGCTGTTCGAGCGCGACCTCGTCGTCGACGAGACCGCCGCGGTGATCGTCTACCCGCCGCGCGACCCGATCCCGACCGGGTTCCGGCGGGCGCTACGCGCGGCCGACGCGGTCGACGTGAGCCGGGAGCGCGAGGAGTTCGACCGGCTCCGCGAGTACACCCGCGGCGACGCGGTCCGCGACGTCCACTGGGCGACGACCGCCAAGCGCGACGAGATCGTCGTCAAGGAGTTCGCGGCCGAGACTGCCCGGAACCAGGTGACGATCGCGGGCGGGACCGCCGTCAGCGGCGGCGACGAGATCACCGGGTTCGGGACCGCAGATCGGGGCGACGGCTCGGCCGACGATCGTCCCCCGAGCGCGGCGGCGGCCGACGAGCTCGCGCGGGCGACCGTCAGCCTCGCGCTGGCGCTGCTCGACGACGGCGTCCCCGTCGAGGTGGCGCTGCCGGCCGGACGCGCGTCGGCGTCGCCGGGCGGGCGCGGGCGGCGCGAGGTGCTCGAACTCGCGGCGCGGACCGGCCCGGGGACGGTGACCGACGACGACGCCGACGTGACGGTCATCGCCGACACGAGCGGTGCCCGGTTCCGGACCGGTGACCGGTCCGTCTCGTTCGCCGACCTGCGCCGCGAGGCGGACGAGGAGCGCGCCGCGACCGGCGACCCCGGACGGGGGCGGACAGGCGCGGCGTCGGAGAACCGAGAGGTGACGCCGTCGTGA
- a CDS encoding MoxR family ATPase has protein sequence MTDPGEPGPIGADPAESGDGEGESVRAASDTAAAGEPETPADVAALADRIASAVEEVIVGKRDAVEHVLVTVLARGHLLVEDVPGVGKTTLAKSVARSIDGSFKRVQFTPDLLPSDITGVNVFNRRTDEFDFQPGPVFANVVLGDEINRAPPKTQSALLEAMEENQVTTDGTTRSLPDPFCVIATQNDVEPGQTYELPVAEVDRFTKKIRLGYPDTDEEAAILDRLAGEHPVDAVEPVATVGDVRRARAIVGEIEASEAVREYVARLAVFTRRNAELGASPRGSLALIRASQARAALDGRGYVIPDDVQAEAPTVLSHRIRTEAGGTDGTDVVDDALDRVRVE, from the coding sequence ATGACGGACCCCGGAGAGCCGGGACCGATCGGAGCGGACCCCGCGGAGTCCGGCGACGGCGAGGGGGAGTCGGTGAGGGCCGCCTCCGACACCGCCGCGGCGGGCGAACCCGAGACGCCGGCGGACGTCGCCGCGCTCGCGGACCGAATCGCGAGCGCGGTCGAAGAGGTGATCGTCGGCAAGCGCGACGCGGTCGAACACGTCCTCGTCACGGTGTTGGCGCGCGGCCACCTCCTCGTCGAGGACGTGCCGGGCGTCGGGAAGACGACGCTCGCGAAGTCGGTCGCGCGCTCGATCGACGGCTCGTTCAAGCGCGTCCAGTTCACGCCCGACCTCCTTCCCTCGGACATCACCGGCGTCAACGTCTTCAACCGTCGAACGGACGAGTTCGACTTCCAGCCCGGGCCGGTGTTCGCGAACGTCGTCCTCGGCGACGAGATCAACCGCGCGCCGCCGAAGACGCAGTCGGCGCTACTGGAGGCGATGGAGGAGAACCAGGTGACCACCGACGGGACGACGCGGAGCCTGCCGGACCCGTTCTGCGTGATCGCGACCCAGAACGACGTCGAGCCGGGACAGACCTACGAGCTGCCCGTCGCGGAGGTCGACCGCTTCACGAAGAAGATCCGGCTCGGCTACCCGGACACCGACGAGGAGGCGGCGATCCTCGACCGGCTCGCCGGTGAACACCCGGTCGACGCGGTGGAGCCGGTCGCGACGGTCGGGGACGTGCGGCGCGCCCGGGCGATCGTCGGCGAGATCGAGGCCTCGGAGGCGGTCAGGGAGTACGTGGCCCGGCTCGCGGTGTTCACCCGCCGGAACGCCGAACTCGGCGCGAGCCCCCGCGGGAGCCTCGCGCTGATCCGGGCATCGCAGGCCCGCGCCGCCCTCGACGGCCGCGGGTACGTGATCCCCGACGACGTTCAGGCCGAGGCACCGACCGTACTCTCGCACCGAATCCGGACCGAGGCGGGCGGGACCGACGGCACCGACGTCGTCGACGACGCGCTCGACCGAGTCCGGGTGGAGTGA
- a CDS encoding dihydroorotase: MLITGATLADGRVRDVRIGDDGRIDAVAEGLDADAGERVLEARGRHLLPGAVDVHVHFREPGGSHKETWSSGSRSAAAGGVTTVVDQPNTSPPTVDGEAFDEKAALAAESLVDYGINGGVTPDWDPESLFDRPLFALGEVFLADSTGDMGIDADLFGEALDEATARGVPVTVHAEDATLFDESALDGDLGGIGTAAIADAWSAYRTADAEVAAVERALAAAADRDARVHIAHTSTPEAVDAVVEAREGRADGDEGGEAGRAGTDAAPSVTCEVTPHHLFLSRERTRSLGTFGRMNPPLRSEERREALFARLAAGDVDVVATDHAPHAVDEKRRGLVDAPSGVPGVETLYPLLLESVRTGELSLERVRDVVAANPAETFGLDRKGRVAEGYDADLVLVDTADPREIEAAALHSACAWTPFEGLRGVFPEVTLVRGEVVYERDPATGAASFGDAVGRNVRDA, encoded by the coding sequence ATGCTTATCACGGGCGCGACGCTGGCCGACGGCCGGGTACGGGACGTGCGGATCGGCGACGACGGACGGATCGACGCGGTCGCCGAGGGGCTGGACGCCGACGCCGGCGAGCGCGTGCTCGAAGCGCGCGGGAGACACCTGCTCCCGGGCGCGGTCGACGTCCACGTTCACTTCCGCGAACCGGGCGGGAGCCACAAGGAGACGTGGAGTTCCGGCTCGCGCAGCGCGGCCGCGGGCGGGGTGACGACCGTCGTCGACCAGCCGAACACCTCGCCGCCCACCGTCGACGGCGAGGCGTTCGACGAGAAGGCGGCGCTCGCCGCCGAGTCGCTCGTCGACTACGGGATCAACGGCGGCGTGACCCCCGACTGGGACCCGGAGAGCCTGTTCGACCGGCCCCTGTTCGCGCTCGGCGAGGTGTTCCTCGCGGACTCGACGGGCGACATGGGGATCGACGCCGACCTGTTCGGGGAGGCGCTCGACGAGGCGACCGCCCGCGGCGTCCCCGTGACGGTCCACGCCGAGGACGCGACGCTGTTCGACGAGAGCGCCCTCGACGGCGACCTCGGCGGGATCGGGACGGCCGCAATCGCGGACGCGTGGTCCGCCTACCGGACCGCCGACGCGGAGGTCGCGGCCGTCGAGCGCGCGCTCGCGGCGGCCGCGGACCGCGACGCGCGGGTCCACATCGCGCACACCTCGACGCCGGAGGCGGTCGACGCCGTTGTGGAGGCCCGCGAGGGGAGGGCCGACGGCGACGAGGGGGGCGAGGCCGGCAGAGCCGGGACCGACGCGGCCCCCAGCGTCACCTGCGAGGTGACGCCGCACCACCTGTTCCTCTCCCGCGAGCGGACGCGGTCGCTCGGGACGTTCGGGCGGATGAACCCGCCGCTCCGCTCCGAGGAGCGCCGCGAGGCGCTGTTCGCGCGACTCGCCGCGGGCGACGTCGACGTGGTCGCGACCGACCACGCGCCGCACGCCGTCGACGAGAAGCGGCGGGGGCTCGTCGACGCGCCAAGCGGCGTCCCGGGGGTCGAGACGCTGTACCCGCTGCTGCTCGAATCGGTCCGAACGGGGGAGCTGTCGCTCGAACGCGTCCGCGACGTCGTCGCCGCGAACCCGGCCGAGACGTTCGGACTCGACCGGAAGGGACGGGTCGCCGAGGGGTACGACGCCGACCTCGTCTTAGTCGACACCGCCGACCCGCGGGAGATCGAGGCCGCCGCGCTCCACAGCGCCTGCGCGTGGACCCCCTTCGAGGGGCTCCGCGGCGTCTTCCCCGAGGTCACGCTCGTCCGCGGAGAGGTCGTCTACGAGCGCGATCCCGCGACCGGGGCGGCGTCGTTCGGCGACGCCGTCGGGCGGAACGTCCGGGACGCCTGA
- the serS gene encoding serine--tRNA ligase → MLSRQFVRENPEVVREALDNKGVDVDLDRILDVDEEWRELKQRGDDLRHERNEVSSKIGELKGAGEEEAAQEAIERSQELKSELQGIEERAEELETELEESLLELPQIPQDSVPVGEDESENVERRREGFDDLRKLPEEVTPHYDLGEDLEILDFERGAKVAGGGFYVAKGDGARLEHALIQFMLDVHREQGYEDVFPPIPVNSASMRGTGQLPKFTEDAYRVEGSNEDAYDDDDLWLLPTAEVPVTNLHRDEILLGEDLPLKYQAYTPNFRQEAGEHGTETRGIVRVHQFNKVEMVNFVRPEESDERFEGLVDEAEEVLRRLELPYRILEMCTGDLGFTQAKKYDVEVWAPGDDMDEGPEEGGRWLEVSSVSNFEDFQARRAGIQYREEHHESAEYLHTLNGSGLAVPRIVVAVLEYYQNDDGTVTVPEALRPYMGGTEVIEGHDPVGETKLGSGE, encoded by the coding sequence ATGCTGTCTCGACAGTTCGTCCGGGAGAACCCCGAGGTCGTCCGCGAGGCGCTCGACAACAAGGGCGTCGACGTCGACCTCGACCGGATACTCGACGTCGACGAGGAGTGGCGGGAGCTGAAACAGCGCGGCGACGACCTGCGCCACGAGCGCAACGAGGTCTCCTCGAAGATCGGCGAACTGAAGGGGGCCGGCGAGGAGGAGGCGGCCCAGGAGGCGATCGAGCGCTCGCAGGAGCTCAAGTCGGAGCTTCAGGGGATCGAGGAGCGCGCCGAGGAACTAGAGACCGAACTGGAGGAGTCGCTGCTCGAACTCCCGCAGATCCCGCAAGACTCCGTCCCTGTGGGCGAAGACGAGTCCGAGAACGTCGAGCGCCGCCGCGAGGGGTTCGACGACCTCCGCAAGCTCCCCGAGGAGGTGACGCCGCACTACGACCTCGGCGAGGACCTCGAAATCTTAGACTTCGAGCGCGGCGCGAAGGTCGCCGGCGGCGGCTTCTACGTCGCGAAGGGCGACGGCGCGCGCCTCGAACACGCGCTGATCCAGTTCATGCTCGATGTCCACCGCGAGCAGGGGTACGAGGACGTGTTCCCGCCGATCCCGGTCAACTCCGCCTCGATGCGCGGCACCGGTCAGCTCCCGAAGTTCACCGAGGACGCCTACCGAGTGGAGGGATCGAACGAGGACGCGTACGACGACGACGACCTCTGGCTGCTCCCGACCGCGGAGGTGCCCGTCACCAACCTCCACCGCGACGAGATCCTGCTCGGCGAGGACCTCCCGCTCAAGTATCAGGCGTACACCCCGAACTTCCGGCAGGAGGCGGGCGAACACGGCACCGAGACGCGCGGCATCGTCCGCGTCCACCAGTTCAACAAGGTGGAGATGGTGAACTTCGTCCGCCCCGAGGAGAGCGACGAGCGCTTCGAGGGGCTCGTCGACGAGGCCGAGGAGGTGCTCCGTCGGCTGGAGCTTCCCTATCGCATCCTTGAGATGTGTACCGGCGACCTCGGCTTCACGCAGGCGAAGAAGTACGACGTGGAGGTGTGGGCACCCGGCGACGACATGGACGAGGGCCCCGAAGAGGGCGGCCGCTGGTTGGAGGTCTCCTCGGTCTCGAACTTCGAGGACTTTCAGGCGCGCCGTGCCGGCATCCAGTACCGCGAAGAACACCACGAGTCCGCGGAGTACCTCCACACCCTGAACGGCTCCGGGCTCGCGGTCCCCCGGATCGTCGTCGCGGTCTTGGAGTACTACCAGAACGACGACGGCACCGTCACCGTTCCCGAGGCGCTGCGCCCGTACATGGGCGGCACCGAGGTCATCGAGGGGCACGACCCGGTCGGCGAGACGAAGCTCGGAAGCGGGGAGTGA
- the endA gene encoding tRNA-intron lyase: MHPTGHLRDETVRVGGDARQRFYDGRGYGRPLDGDEIALSRVEAAHLLFRGDLSGIALADDADPVGFERFFVASAAAADRFAVRFLVYSDLRDRGFYLSPARDPWPGGRDAPSDAVDFVAYERGETPDTGNVKYPIQVVGERESVAASGLAGRTLAVVDEESDITYFAAERGAIEGSTDYEPPSDLTGVLLADRVVVWDAPADLHEHGFYGQPLTGRAADVEGALQLSLVEAASLAADDRLSVSASVEDSAGNSRDSDDAARVVARGRDVEGERFDRRLAVYERLRAADAVPKTGFKFGADFRTYLDVETVEDLPHSEHLVRVVERDHRFSPRELSLDVRLAGGVRKEMAFALVEADGETVGETPEKTDGDPIEWLSIDRLTP; encoded by the coding sequence ATGCACCCGACGGGACACCTGCGCGACGAGACGGTCCGCGTCGGCGGGGACGCCCGCCAGCGCTTCTACGACGGCCGGGGATACGGGCGACCGCTCGACGGCGACGAGATCGCGCTCTCGCGGGTCGAGGCCGCGCACCTCCTGTTCCGCGGCGACCTCTCCGGGATCGCGCTCGCCGACGACGCCGACCCGGTCGGCTTCGAGCGCTTCTTCGTCGCGAGCGCGGCCGCGGCCGACCGCTTCGCGGTGCGGTTTCTCGTCTACTCCGATCTCCGCGACCGCGGCTTCTACCTCTCGCCCGCCCGCGACCCGTGGCCCGGCGGGCGCGACGCGCCGAGCGACGCGGTCGACTTCGTCGCCTACGAGCGCGGCGAGACGCCCGACACGGGCAACGTGAAGTACCCCATTCAGGTCGTCGGCGAGCGCGAGTCCGTCGCGGCGAGCGGGCTCGCCGGGCGGACCCTCGCGGTCGTCGACGAGGAGTCCGACATCACCTACTTCGCGGCCGAGCGCGGCGCGATCGAGGGGTCGACCGACTACGAGCCGCCGAGCGACCTGACCGGCGTCCTCCTCGCGGACCGCGTCGTCGTCTGGGACGCCCCGGCGGACCTCCACGAACACGGCTTCTACGGCCAGCCGCTCACGGGGCGGGCCGCCGACGTCGAGGGCGCGCTCCAGCTCTCGCTCGTCGAGGCTGCGTCGCTGGCCGCGGACGACCGGCTGTCGGTGTCGGCCTCGGTGGAAGATTCGGCGGGGAACTCTCGCGACTCCGACGACGCCGCCCGGGTCGTCGCCCGCGGCCGCGACGTGGAGGGCGAGCGGTTCGACCGCCGGCTCGCCGTGTACGAGCGCCTCCGAGCGGCCGACGCGGTCCCGAAGACCGGGTTCAAGTTCGGCGCGGACTTCCGGACGTACCTCGACGTGGAGACGGTCGAAGACCTCCCGCACTCCGAGCACCTCGTGCGCGTCGTCGAGCGCGATCACCGCTTTTCGCCCCGGGAGCTCTCCCTCGACGTGCGGCTCGCCGGCGGCGTCCGCAAGGAGATGGCCTTCGCGCTGGTCGAGGCGGACGGGGAGACGGTCGGCGAGACCCCCGAGAAAACCGACGGCGATCCGATCGAGTGGCTCTCGATCGACCGGCTGACGCCCTGA